Proteins encoded together in one Vigna angularis cultivar LongXiaoDou No.4 chromosome 5, ASM1680809v1, whole genome shotgun sequence window:
- the LOC108339172 gene encoding uncharacterized protein LOC108339172: MENQVEVQEGMKADIQQLKEQMRQVLKTLDALQSSGCLCTQRSQQGVLEAQTFPSYSLPPNYTPPSGVDSRHLDTQKAEGNAVEVEDEPGATTFTIPGQTIQPGIESTIMKKQLETKSPFSVITPADFKDDKSILEVLEKRLRAIEGEESFEFGDAKKLCLVPDVVIPPKFRLPEFEKYRGNTCPRGHISMYCRKMAAYALDEKLLIHFFQESLTDEALTWYMHLDTTHIYSWKHLVETFLRQYGYDKDLTPDRAQLQNMLKKESESFREYAQRWREIAAQVEPRLSDKEMTTTFLSTLQPPFYEHMLNISISSSFTDIVIIGERVESGIRSGKIALGPELVASLNEYGPRHGKDKKRRANSHFIACPQMSHSYGSSRTTERRNYNRDEKVANFTPIPMTYTELLPDLLCRNLIKFCPTRPIRPPYPRSYDVNARCDYHGGACGHSIEACKALKRKVQSLIDSGCLKFEES; encoded by the coding sequence atggagaaccaagtaGAAGTTCAAGAGGGAATGAAAGCCGATATCCAAcagctgaaggaacaaatgagacaGGTCCTAAAGACCCTGGATGCCTTACAAAGTTCTGGATGTTTATGCACACAACGATCACAACAAGGAGTTCTAGAAGcacaaactttcccttcctatAGTCTTCCCCCGAATTATACTCCACCCTCAGGAGTGGACTCGAGACATCTTGACACTCAAAAGGCCGAAGGTAATgcagttgaagtagaagacgaGCCTGGGGCAACCACTTTCACAATTCCTGGGCAGACGATCCAACCAGGTATTGAGAGCACGATAATGAAAAAACAACTTGAGACGAAGTCTCCATTTTCTGTCATTACACCAGCAGATTTTAAGGATGATAAGAGCATATTAGAAGTCCTTGAAAAGAGGTTGAGAGCCATAGAGGGTGAAGaaagttttgaatttggagatgcTAAAAAACTATGTTTAGTTCCTGATGTGGTGATACCTCCAAAGTTCAGGCTGCCAGAGTTCGAGAAATATCGGGGAAATACTTGCCCGAGGGGCCATATAAGCATGTACTGCAGGAAAATGGCAGCTTATGCCCTCgatgaaaaacttttgattcattTCTTCCAAGAAAGTTTAACTGACGAGGCTCTAACTTGGTACATGCACTTAGATACTACTCACATCTACTCATGGAAGCATCTGGTTGAGACATTCCTAAGGCAGTATGGATATGATAAAGATTTGACACCTGACAGAGCACAATTGCAGAACATGTTGAAGAAAGAATCTGAATCATTCAGAGAATATGCCCAAAGGTGGAGAGAGATAGCTGCTCAAGTAGAACCGCGTCTGAGCGACAAGGAGATGACTACCACGTTTTTGAGTACTCTGCAACCACCATTTTATGAGCACATGTTAAACATCTCAATTTCCTCAAGTTTTACTGACATAGTAATAATTGGAGAGAGGGTTGAGAGTGGCATAAGAAGTGGAAAAATTGCACTAGGCCCAGAGCTAGTAGCCAGTTTAAACGAGTATGGTCCTAGACATGGGAAGGATAAGAAGCGAAGAGCTAATTCCCATTTTATTGCCTGTCCTCAAATGTCGCATTCCTATGGGTCTAGTCGAACCACTGAACGAAGAAATTACAATCGTGATGAGAAGGTCGCCAACTTCACTCCTATCCCCATGACCTATACAGAGCTACTACCAGATCTTCTCTGCAGAAACCTCATAAAGTTTTGTCCAACCAGGCCTATACGACCTCCGTATCCAAGGAGCTATGACGTAAATGCCAGATGTGATTATCATGGAGGGGCGTGTGGACATTCAATAGAGGCATGCAAGGCTCTAAAACGTAAAGTGCAATCTTTGATCGATTcaggatgtttaaagtttgaagaaagttaA